The following nucleotide sequence is from Buchnera aphidicola (Schlechtendalia peitan).
CATGGGGAGAATACGGATTAGAAAATACTGTATTACTGAACTTAATTCAAAAAAAACAAGTAAACATATTCAATACTAAAGAAACTACTTGTTTATTGCAAAAAATACAAAAAAACATAATACAAAATAATTTTTTGAAAAATAATAACATTAACAAAATAAATATACATAACGAAAAAAAATATAAAATTTTTAAAAATGATAAATCTCTTGCAATACATGTATGTTTAACATTGAGACGAGAAATAGAAGTACTACACGATAATTTATTAAATATACTCAATACCAATCATGATATATTGTTTCATGACATATTAATAATTAGCAAAAATATTAACATATATACTCCATATATTTATTCTATATTTAATAAAATAAATGGTAAAAATTATATTCCATTTTTTATTTTATCTGATACATACCTAGAAAATAAAACAACAATATTTAAAATTGTTATTGAAATGTTAGATTTACCTAATATTTCTCTTGATAATGAAAAAATTCTTAACTTACTAAGTAATGTATTTATTTTAAAAAAATTTAAAATAAAATCAAAAGAAATAATAATTTTACATAAAATAATACAACAATCTTGCATTACATTTGAAGCAGACTCTACTAATGAAACATATGAATCTCATATAAATCATGAATATAATAATCTCAGTATTGGGGAAGAAAACATATTTCTTGGACGAGCCATGAATGATATTAATTATATTACATGGAATAAAAACGTTCCATATCAATATTTAAGTACAAAGCATTATAAAATTTTTGGAAAATTTGTTACATTTTCAATTTTATTAAAAAAATGGAAAAAAATATTATCTACTGAAAAATCATTAAAACATTGGAAAATACTATTTGAACAGTTCTTACAAGACTTTTTTATAAATGATGATTCGGAAAAACAAGAAATAATATTTATTAAAAAACAATGGAATAAAATAATTGATCCTGGTATTAGAGAAAATTATAAAGGTAAAATTTCTATAAAAATATTAAAAAATGAATTGTTAAATTATAATTCTCAAAAAATTAATATACATGGTTGCTTTTCCGGAAAAGTCACTTTTTGTAATGGTTTTAAATTAAGAAGTATACCCTTTAAAGTAATTTGTATATTAGGTATGCACGAAAAATTTGTTATTCAAAAAACATCAACTAGTAATTTAAGTTTAATGTACCAATACCCGAGAATATGTGATCCACATAGACCAAACAAGTACAAATATCTTTTTTTAGAAACTTTACTATCTACAAAAAAATTTTTATTAATTAGTTATTATAAAAATTCTGAACACACAAATTCAATACATGAACAATCGTTAATTATTAATCAATTATTCTTATATATATCTAAAAATTTTTATATATCTAAAAAATATAATAATAAATGTAAATGTCAAAACATAAATAAGCTATTATTACATATATATTACTTTCATACTAATGAACTATATTCTACTAAAAATTTTTATCATAACTATAAATTTCACAGTTTTAGCCAAACATGGTTTAAAATTTCTCAATTAACAAGAACATATAAAAATAATTTTGAAAAACCACTCCCAAAAATTCAATATAAACATATTAATATGTTTAATTTAATTTCTTTCTGGAAAAATCCCATTAGATATTTTTTCAATCAACGACTTCACGTTAAATTAAATCTAATTACAACAAATAATTTATATCAAGAAGATTACTTTATTAAAGCAATTGATCGTTATTGGATAAATGTTGATATATTAAATTTTTTATTATATCGAAAAAGCATAAAAAAATTATTTTTATATTATAAGTACAAAGGAATCATACCATCAGGAAACATAGGAAAAATATATTGGAACAACCAATTATCTCTAATTACTCCTCTATATGAAAAAATTAATTTACAGAAAAAAAAATTAAGAAATAAAAAATTCTGTATACAAACAGGAATACACTTTTTATACGGATTATTAAAAAACATAAATACAACAGGATTATTACGCTGGACACCTTCTATTATAAAAAATACAGATATAATATCTCTATGGTTAGAACATTTAGTGTATTGTTGCATATATAATACTGGAGATAGTATTATGTTTGGACTTAAAAATACTAATTTAACCTTTCATAGATTAAAAAAAAATCAAGCAAGTCATTTGCTAAATAAATATGTTTCTGGATATATAGAAGGAATGACTAAACCTATCTTACTAACAAATACAGGGATAAATTGGATAAATTATATATACGATAAAAACAATAAAAATATCTCTACAAAAAAACAACATATTCAAAAAGCAAAAAGTATAATGTTGCAAACATGGGAAGGAAATAACTGGAAAAAAGGAGAAAAAGATGACTTGTACATAAAAAGAACTATTTCTACTTTGAACGACAAAAATATATTTCAAATATGTGAAACATCTAAAATATGGATGCTTCCTATATTAAAACATATAAAATACAATTAACCTAACATAATAAATATAAAAAAATATACATTAATTTAAAATGTAAAACATATGAAACAAACAAAATCTATATCTATTTCACATATAATTAATTTACCACTATCCGGAAAAATATTAATTGAAGCATCAGCAGGGACAGGAAAAACGTTTTCTTTAGTTGTTTTATATTTAAAGTTACTATTAGGTATTGGAAAAAATGATGTTATTCAAAAACAATTCTTAGTACGAGAAATTTTAGTAGTAACGTTTACGAGAAACGCAAAAAAAGAACTCAAACATAGAATACAAAAATATATTCATGATTTCAAAATAGATTGCATTAAAAAAAATACAAATTGCATATTGCATGATTTATTTAAAAAAATAAAAAATTTAAATGAAGCCATTTATTTATTATCTCAAGCAGAAAATTCGACAAATAACTTAGAAATTTATACTATACATGAATTTTGTTATAAATCACTTAACATAAATAAATTTTGTTCTAATATACTTTTTCAAAAAACATTAATTAAAAATAAACATAATTTATATCTAAAATCTAGCAATATGTTTTGGAATAAATATTTTTCTTTCTTACCAAAAAATATTTCTAATATTATTCTGCAATATTTTCGAAATCCAAGTACTCTATTAAATAAAATTTTACCCATTTTATCAAATTATGATCTTTTAAAACAATTGCATATAAAAAAAACATCAAATACTATTTCCTATTACAACGAACTAATCAAAAAAATTAAATTTTTTAAAAAACAATGGATACACTTTCATAAAAATATTTTTACTATAATTGAAAAATCTACAGTAAATAAACACATTTATACTAAATCAAATTTAATAAGATGGATTCATACTATCACAACATGGTCTTTAGAAAATACAAATAATTTAAATATACCTAAAGAATTAAAATATTTTCAAAAAAAATATTTAGTTGAAAAAAATATTACTGAAAACATCTCTAAGAATAAAATATTTGAAATTACTGAAATATTTTTAAAAACAAATTTTACATTAAAAACTATATTTTTTATGGAAGCTACTTTAAACATAAGAAAAATTTTTATTCAACAAAAAAAAAGATTAGGACTATTTGAATTTGATGACTTAATTCAATTCCTGTATTCTGTTTTAAATAAAAAAAATGAAAATATATCAAACATAATCAAAACTCAATATCCAGTATTACTTATTGATGAATTTCAAGATACTAATTACAAACAATATGAAATATTTAATAAAATTTATAAATCAAAAAAACACCTATTTGTTTTAATGAGTGATCCAAAACAAGCTATATATAGTTTTAGAGGCGCAGACATTGCATCTTATGTTAAAGCAAAAAGAAACATCAAAAGATGTTATCAACTCGATACTAATTGGAGATCATCTAAAGAAATGGTAGATAATATAAATTTTTTATTTCTAAGAATCAAAAATGTTTTTCTACTACATAATATTTGTTTTACTCCAGTCAAATCAATTTATAAAGAAAATTGTATAAAATTTAAAATAAATGGAATACTTCAACCAGCTCTCAGATTTCTGATAAACAAAGATAAAGAAATAAAAATAAATGATTATAAAAAATGGATCTCTAAAAGTTGTGCTAATTACATTGCATTTTGGATTAGCGAAGGAAAAAAAAGAAACGCCGTTATCGAACACAATAAAAACACTAGATTTGTATCCGAAAAAGATATTTGTATATTAGTCAATAATAAAAAAGAAGCTGCTATCATAAAAGAAGCTTTGCAAGAGGTAAATATTTCAACAACTTACCTATCTCAAAGAGATAGTGTATTTCATAGCATAGAAGCACTAGAATTATTATGGATTCTTAAATCTATTTTAAATCCTAAAAATGAATTCATGTTAAAAAGAGCTATTTCGACGAAGATTATATCTATGACAAGTCAAAATATCGATAGTCTTGAAAAAAAATATTCATTGTGGTCTAGTTTAATCAAAAAATTTTTCGAATATTTAACTATTTGGAAAAAATTTGGAATAACACAAGTCATTTATAAAATAATAACAAATTACAAAACAGGAAACGTACACAATAATTTCGAAACAAATATTCCTGATATTAATAACATATTGCATATTACAGAATTATTAGAAAAAAAATCTTATGAAGTAAGAAAAAAACATATTTTAATACTATGGTTAGAAAAAAAAATAGCACAAAAGAATGACATTACTCATACAGAGTATGAACGATTTAAAAATTATCAAAATCACATAGAAATCGTAACAATTCATAAATCTAAGGGACTTGAATATCCAATAACTTGTATTCCATTTTTTACAACTCATTATGATTCTCATAATTCTTTTAATATTTTTAATGATACTATATCAAAAACTAAAAACTCTAAAAAAATATTATCAGAAAATATGCGACTTTTATACGTAGCATTAACTCGAGCAATTGTTCACTGTTTTATAGGTATTGCATGTGTTCAAATTAAAAAGACAATAAATAAACATAACTATTCAAACTTACATAAAAATGCTTTAGGATATATTATACAACTAAAAAAAAACTCAAT
It contains:
- a CDS encoding exodeoxyribonuclease V subunit gamma — protein: MFILYKSYRFDLLLKKACSIFIQNPLHNPLNSEIFVTPNAQIDYWIKIFIANKYLITANINFLKFNTFVWKIFQNFSSHNYSNLEFTRYYLIWKMMNLKNIKHFSNFISKSNSKIKLFEILSFLSKTFEQYLIYRPDWIKKWQENSKKQNNTHASTNQYEVLWIELIKYMNSKHQSTWNFSNILFYLENKFKKKLNITQFPPRIFIFENTYLTPYHLIILKQISQLCDIHFFYTTPYQYEEQLLSKFNKIKKCNINLTQKNAADLLKTTRKFKIFIQKKINIHNSMNYIASWGEYGLENTVLLNLIQKKQVNIFNTKETTCLLQKIQKNIIQNNFLKNNNINKINIHNEKKYKIFKNDKSLAIHVCLTLRREIEVLHDNLLNILNTNHDILFHDILIISKNINIYTPYIYSIFNKINGKNYIPFFILSDTYLENKTTIFKIVIEMLDLPNISLDNEKILNLLSNVFILKKFKIKSKEIIILHKIIQQSCITFEADSTNETYESHINHEYNNLSIGEENIFLGRAMNDINYITWNKNVPYQYLSTKHYKIFGKFVTFSILLKKWKKILSTEKSLKHWKILFEQFLQDFFINDDSEKQEIIFIKKQWNKIIDPGIRENYKGKISIKILKNELLNYNSQKINIHGCFSGKVTFCNGFKLRSIPFKVICILGMHEKFVIQKTSTSNLSLMYQYPRICDPHRPNKYKYLFLETLLSTKKFLLISYYKNSEHTNSIHEQSLIINQLFLYISKNFYISKKYNNKCKCQNINKLLLHIYYFHTNELYSTKNFYHNYKFHSFSQTWFKISQLTRTYKNNFEKPLPKIQYKHINMFNLISFWKNPIRYFFNQRLHVKLNLITTNNLYQEDYFIKAIDRYWINVDILNFLLYRKSIKKLFLYYKYKGIIPSGNIGKIYWNNQLSLITPLYEKINLQKKKLRNKKFCIQTGIHFLYGLLKNINTTGLLRWTPSIIKNTDIISLWLEHLVYCCIYNTGDSIMFGLKNTNLTFHRLKKNQASHLLNKYVSGYIEGMTKPILLTNTGINWINYIYDKNNKNISTKKQHIQKAKSIMLQTWEGNNWKKGEKDDLYIKRTISTLNDKNIFQICETSKIWMLPILKHIKYN
- a CDS encoding UvrD-helicase domain-containing protein, whose protein sequence is MKQTKSISISHIINLPLSGKILIEASAGTGKTFSLVVLYLKLLLGIGKNDVIQKQFLVREILVVTFTRNAKKELKHRIQKYIHDFKIDCIKKNTNCILHDLFKKIKNLNEAIYLLSQAENSTNNLEIYTIHEFCYKSLNINKFCSNILFQKTLIKNKHNLYLKSSNMFWNKYFSFLPKNISNIILQYFRNPSTLLNKILPILSNYDLLKQLHIKKTSNTISYYNELIKKIKFFKKQWIHFHKNIFTIIEKSTVNKHIYTKSNLIRWIHTITTWSLENTNNLNIPKELKYFQKKYLVEKNITENISKNKIFEITEIFLKTNFTLKTIFFMEATLNIRKIFIQQKKRLGLFEFDDLIQFLYSVLNKKNENISNIIKTQYPVLLIDEFQDTNYKQYEIFNKIYKSKKHLFVLMSDPKQAIYSFRGADIASYVKAKRNIKRCYQLDTNWRSSKEMVDNINFLFLRIKNVFLLHNICFTPVKSIYKENCIKFKINGILQPALRFLINKDKEIKINDYKKWISKSCANYIAFWISEGKKRNAVIEHNKNTRFVSEKDICILVNNKKEAAIIKEALQEVNISTTYLSQRDSVFHSIEALELLWILKSILNPKNEFMLKRAISTKIISMTSQNIDSLEKKYSLWSSLIKKFFEYLTIWKKFGITQVIYKIITNYKTGNVHNNFETNIPDINNILHITELLEKKSYEVRKKHILILWLEKKIAQKNDITHTEYERFKNYQNHIEIVTIHKSKGLEYPITCIPFFTTHYDSHNSFNIFNDTISKTKNSKKILSENMRLLYVALTRAIVHCFIGIACVQIKKTINKHNYSNLHKNALGYIIQLKKNSILNNCIKYC